The following coding sequences are from one Zalophus californianus isolate mZalCal1 chromosome 5, mZalCal1.pri.v2, whole genome shotgun sequence window:
- the LOC113938927 gene encoding double homeobox protein 1-like — protein MAPTSTSKISLPCGSRRRRLVLKPTQQGALHALFQQNPYPGIATRERLARELDIPESRIQVWFQNQRTRQLRQSRLGSAKSQGQGPTHGQEQPPSWTQEHFTKDGRRKRTSISPSQTSILLQAFEKNRFPSIATREHLASLTGLPESRIQVWFQNRRARHPGQSRSGPVKDMEAHPKPSPYVTVPVEPGLLARVPGVSSFDTHFFVPHPKGNTSSNMSALA, from the exons ATGGCTCCCACCAGCACATCAAAGA TCTCCCTCCCATGCGGATCCCGAAGGAGGAGGCTTGTTTTGAAGCCGACGCAGCAAGGGGCTCTGCACGCATTGTTCCAACAGAACCCGTACCCAGGCATCGCCACCAGAGAACGACTGGCCCGAGAGCTAGACATTCCAGAATCCAGGATCCAG GTGTGGTTCCAGAACCAGCGCACGAGACAGCTAAGGCAGAGCCGATTGGGGTCTGCCAAATCCCAAGGGCAAGGGCCAACACATGGACAGGAACAGCCTCCATCTTGGACTCAAG AACATTTCACAAAGGATGGCAGGAGAAAACGGACATCGATTTCTCCATCCCAAACCAGTATACTCCTTCAAGCCTTTGAGAAGAACCGCTTTCCAAGCATTGCTACCAGGGAACACCTGGCCAGCCTCACAGGTCTTCCGGAATCCCGCATTCAG GTCTGGTTCCAGAACAGAAGAGCTCGGCACCCAGGGCAGAGCAGAAGTGGCCCCGTAAAGGACATGGAAGCACACCCCAAACCCAGTCCTTATGTGACAGTCCCAGTGGAACCAGGCCTCCTGGCCAGGGTCCCT GGAGTCTCTTCATTCGACACGCACTTCTTTGTCCCCCATCCCAAGGGGAACACCAGCAGCAACATGAGCGCACTGGCATGA